From the genome of Streptomyces sp. NBC_01341, one region includes:
- a CDS encoding SDR family oxidoreductase has protein sequence MAGQLVIDGEPGQFTAECHIRAYHHEGANVVIAGISEDRGRALDAELGDRALFVRLDVTDEDSWGAAIEATEERFGPLSVLVNNAGVQNPAAPVESTHRRVWDRILDTNLTGTFLGIKAAVPSLRRNGGGVIVNIASTSGMGGTAFYAPYVAGKWAVRGLTKTAALELGRDGIRVNAIHPGVVATPFITEPAVGSAVPISDFYTPEPFAIPRLGEPSDVTRALLFLSSDEASFATGSEFVIAEACFSVPPSSTRPPDGARRRTGAARHWTGPGPLLARHRTRATEAPSSYPSPAMPACK, from the coding sequence GTGGCCGGGCAGTTGGTGATCGACGGCGAGCCGGGTCAGTTCACCGCCGAGTGCCACATCCGCGCGTACCACCACGAGGGCGCCAACGTCGTGATCGCCGGCATCTCGGAGGATCGGGGGCGCGCCCTCGACGCCGAACTCGGCGACCGCGCGCTGTTCGTCCGCCTCGACGTCACCGACGAGGACTCCTGGGGAGCCGCGATCGAGGCGACCGAGGAGCGCTTCGGCCCGCTATCCGTCCTGGTCAACAACGCTGGAGTGCAGAACCCCGCAGCGCCGGTCGAATCCACCCACCGGCGCGTGTGGGACCGCATCCTCGACACCAACCTCACCGGCACCTTCCTCGGCATCAAGGCGGCCGTCCCCTCGCTGCGCCGCAACGGCGGCGGTGTCATCGTCAACATCGCCTCCACCTCCGGCATGGGCGGCACGGCCTTCTACGCCCCCTATGTGGCGGGCAAGTGGGCGGTCCGAGGTCTGACGAAGACCGCCGCCCTGGAACTCGGCCGCGACGGCATCCGCGTCAACGCCATCCACCCCGGGGTCGTCGCCACGCCGTTCATCACCGAGCCCGCCGTCGGTAGCGCCGTCCCGATTTCGGACTTCTACACCCCCGAACCATTCGCTATACCACGACTGGGTGAGCCCTCCGACGTCACCCGCGCGTTGCTCTTCCTCAGCTCCGACGAGGCGTCCTTCGCCACCGGATCGGAGTTCGTGATCGCGGAGGCCTGCTTCTCGGTCCCTCCCTCAAGTACGAGGCCGCCTGACGGGGCCCGGCGGCGGACTGGAGCGGCGAGGCACTGGACCGGGCCTGGACCGCTCCTGGCGCGCCATCGCACCAGAGCCACGGAAGCACCCTCGTCGTATCCCAGCCCGGCGATGCCCGCTTGCAAGTAG
- a CDS encoding LAETG motif-containing sortase-dependent surface protein produces the protein MTTTTAVLAVTAIGATTAHADGHRTRGSDHTRYQSTPTAGKNDAAFCQFSPDGDTWMSAAEYRTNALRTGTDGTVQIGVRGIRRDHPCTVSLASYGAHGATWQTSGKQAFQDFDTVTVGRHEHATLDITVPAPECFAQVDLYVGNTKHDGKSGDLPEGPNHPVFGDNLIAAWHGGTRTCEAAPTKPPATAPATTPPATAPATTPPATAPATTPPATATAPATTPPATTTAPATTPPATTPASSTAAAAPSTSDSGNGSLAHTGSSNAVPVAAGTAAVLLALGGGLFVTARRRKVAREH, from the coding sequence ATGACCACCACCACGGCCGTGCTGGCCGTGACCGCGATAGGCGCGACCACGGCACACGCTGACGGCCACCGGACCCGCGGGTCCGACCACACCAGGTATCAGTCCACCCCGACCGCGGGCAAAAATGACGCCGCCTTCTGCCAGTTCTCGCCCGACGGCGACACCTGGATGTCGGCGGCCGAGTACAGGACCAACGCGCTGAGGACCGGCACCGACGGGACGGTACAGATCGGTGTGCGTGGGATCCGGAGGGATCACCCGTGCACGGTCTCACTCGCCTCCTACGGAGCCCACGGGGCGACCTGGCAGACGTCCGGCAAGCAGGCGTTCCAGGACTTCGACACCGTCACTGTCGGCCGCCACGAGCACGCCACGCTCGACATCACTGTGCCCGCCCCTGAATGCTTCGCTCAGGTCGACCTTTACGTGGGTAACACCAAACACGACGGCAAGAGCGGCGACCTTCCCGAAGGACCCAACCACCCGGTATTCGGCGACAACCTTATCGCCGCCTGGCACGGGGGAACGCGCACCTGCGAGGCCGCGCCCACCAAGCCCCCGGCGACGGCTCCGGCGACGACACCCCCGGCTACGGCTCCGGCGACCACACCGCCCGCCACAGCACCCGCAACCACACCGCCGGCCACGGCCACTGCCCCGGCGACCACGCCGCCGGCCACGACCACGGCTCCGGCGACCACGCCGCCAGCCACTACCCCGGCGTCCTCCACGGCAGCGGCCGCACCAAGCACATCGGACAGTGGAAACGGCTCGCTCGCCCACACCGGCAGCAGCAACGCCGTCCCTGTGGCGGCCGGCACAGCAGCAGTCCTTCTTGCCCTGGGAGGCGGCCTGTTCGTTACCGCACGCCGCCGCAAGGTCGCCCGCGAGCACTGA
- a CDS encoding Hsp20/alpha crystallin family protein, producing MLMRTDPFREMDRIVQQMSGTYGTWSKPSVMPMDAYREGDDYVIAFDLPGVSADAIDVDVERNMLTVKAERRPVAKADTVKVELSERPLGVFSRQIVLADSLDTERIHADYDAGVLTLRIPIAERAKPRKIAIRADATHRQIST from the coding sequence ATGTTGATGCGCACTGACCCGTTCCGCGAGATGGACCGGATCGTCCAGCAGATGTCCGGTACCTACGGGACCTGGTCAAAGCCGTCGGTGATGCCGATGGACGCCTACCGCGAGGGCGACGACTACGTGATCGCCTTCGATCTCCCCGGCGTGAGCGCCGACGCGATCGACGTCGACGTCGAGCGGAACATGCTGACCGTGAAGGCGGAACGCCGCCCGGTCGCGAAGGCCGACACCGTGAAGGTGGAACTCTCCGAGCGGCCCCTGGGTGTCTTCTCCCGGCAGATTGTCCTGGCCGACTCCCTGGATACCGAACGCATCCACGCCGACTACGACGCAGGTGTCCTCACCCTGCGCATCCCGATCGCCGAGCGCGCCAAGCCCCGCAAGATCGCCATCCGCGCGGACGCCACCCACCGGCAGATCTCTACCTGA
- a CDS encoding HSP18 transcriptional regulator, giving the protein MNESAPPTSPIPFPAAAAALDAINQSVKDAQASSAGTPTATAPPTTDSGPHPALTALLMLRNIREELAGWESALIETAREQGASWADLAAPLGVASRQAAERRYLRLRPGTAGSTGEERVQATRDTRAADRTVTAWARDNAADLRRLAAQITALTNLPDSAAEAVGDLNLALADSDAARLVRPLTGFRAHLQPEDIGLTERIEALTQHTDQLRQHTHDRRST; this is encoded by the coding sequence ATGAACGAATCCGCCCCGCCCACCTCACCCATCCCCTTCCCTGCCGCCGCGGCTGCCCTGGATGCCATCAACCAGTCCGTGAAGGACGCACAGGCTTCCTCCGCCGGGACACCGACAGCCACAGCGCCGCCCACAACCGACTCCGGCCCGCACCCGGCACTGACCGCGCTGCTGATGCTGCGCAACATCCGCGAGGAGCTCGCAGGCTGGGAGAGCGCACTGATCGAAACCGCCCGCGAGCAGGGCGCGAGCTGGGCCGACCTCGCCGCACCCCTCGGCGTCGCCAGCCGGCAGGCTGCCGAACGCCGCTACCTGAGGCTGCGCCCCGGCACCGCCGGGAGCACCGGCGAGGAGCGTGTCCAGGCCACCCGCGACACCCGCGCCGCCGACCGCACCGTCACCGCCTGGGCCCGCGACAATGCCGCCGACCTCCGCCGCCTCGCCGCACAGATCACCGCCCTCACCAACCTCCCCGACAGTGCCGCAGAAGCTGTCGGCGACCTGAACCTGGCCCTCGCCGACAGCGATGCCGCCCGCCTCGTACGACCCTTGACCGGCTTCCGGGCCCACCTGCAACCGGAGGACATTGGCCTCACCGAACGCATCGAGGCCCTGACCCAGCACACCGACCAGCTCCGCCAGCACACCCACGACCGGCGCAGCACGTGA
- a CDS encoding DUF6924 domain-containing protein gives MKSLPQTENTLLIRTDFSDQPAWQALHTAITTPNEDDFLAHVHIVDDPAYSELTTEQVTSLAPAGGFLLIVADKTALTTPEMPLLAVLPYDEDDDDIEQEHGELRVIAEELWSIENNISMANMDWESFVEAADDDGVFRGF, from the coding sequence TTGAAGAGCCTGCCGCAGACGGAAAACACCCTGCTGATCCGCACTGACTTTTCCGACCAGCCAGCTTGGCAAGCCCTCCACACGGCAATCACGACGCCGAACGAGGACGACTTCCTTGCGCATGTCCACATAGTGGACGATCCTGCCTACAGCGAGCTGACGACCGAGCAGGTCACCTCGCTGGCCCCCGCCGGGGGCTTCTTGTTGATCGTGGCCGACAAGACCGCCCTCACCACGCCGGAGATGCCGCTGCTCGCTGTCCTGCCCTACGACGAGGATGACGACGACATAGAGCAGGAGCACGGCGAACTGCGAGTCATAGCCGAGGAACTGTGGTCCATCGAGAACAATATCTCCATGGCCAACATGGACTGGGAGTCATTCGTCGAGGCCGCGGACGACGACGGCGTCTTCCGGGGCTTCTGA
- a CDS encoding aminoglycoside phosphotransferase family protein, which translates to MIAMPEEFAQSTVNREGVAGSAWLAELPGIVAELLGRWGCVPDGEVMHGGVGVIVPVRRRAGESAVLKVSFPHPGNVHEPDAFVAWGGCGAVLLHERDDERFAMLLERVQPSTLAEVEDGDEVATVAGRLNRRLAISAPPGLPRLREQADAWEEQLREGAEELTHALPRQVLDAAVATVRELGRVQPDTLVHGDLHARNILRAGREPWLAVDPKGYVGDPAYDGGTLLKSRALALLEADDLRKAVHRVLDVFAEAAELDRERVQRWAQFHVVQASIWGRRHGFRLARSGPRLDWLTEFADRLAELLT; encoded by the coding sequence ATGATCGCGATGCCAGAGGAGTTCGCACAGAGCACCGTCAACCGCGAGGGGGTGGCAGGGTCCGCGTGGCTCGCCGAGCTGCCCGGGATCGTTGCGGAGTTGCTGGGGCGCTGGGGGTGCGTGCCGGATGGCGAGGTCATGCACGGGGGAGTCGGTGTCATCGTTCCGGTACGGCGGCGGGCTGGGGAGAGCGCCGTGCTGAAGGTGTCGTTTCCGCATCCGGGCAACGTCCATGAGCCGGACGCGTTTGTTGCGTGGGGCGGGTGCGGTGCCGTCTTGCTGCATGAGCGCGACGACGAGAGGTTCGCGATGCTCCTGGAGCGGGTCCAGCCGTCGACCCTGGCGGAGGTCGAGGACGGCGACGAGGTCGCGACGGTCGCCGGGCGGCTCAATCGACGCCTGGCCATCTCCGCTCCGCCCGGCCTGCCCCGGCTGCGTGAGCAGGCCGATGCCTGGGAGGAGCAGCTGCGCGAGGGTGCCGAGGAACTGACGCATGCACTGCCGCGTCAGGTGCTGGATGCCGCCGTGGCGACCGTTCGGGAGCTGGGACGGGTACAGCCGGACACGCTCGTCCATGGCGACCTCCATGCCCGGAACATCCTGCGTGCCGGGCGCGAGCCGTGGCTGGCGGTCGACCCCAAGGGATACGTGGGAGATCCCGCCTACGACGGCGGCACACTGCTGAAGTCCCGCGCGCTGGCACTCCTCGAAGCGGATGACCTGCGCAAGGCTGTCCATCGGGTCTTGGACGTCTTCGCCGAGGCCGCGGAACTCGACCGTGAACGCGTCCAGCGTTGGGCCCAGTTCCATGTCGTCCAGGCTTCGATCTGGGGCCGCCGCCACGGTTTTCGTCTCGCCCGCAGCGGACCGCGGCTGGACTGGCTCACCGAATTCGCCGACCGCCTGGCTGAGTTGCTCACCTAA